The following coding sequences are from one Mytilus trossulus isolate FHL-02 chromosome 8, PNRI_Mtr1.1.1.hap1, whole genome shotgun sequence window:
- the LOC134681227 gene encoding UPF0390 protein zgc136864-like, protein MVQGKSKLKKLPNGIKTKNKKQNKPLGLKKGGQVIAPKKKRHLEAAKLKKGLEKSINAKIEHEVTMTANSVEPKSFHVVKSQEASTSKANKT, encoded by the exons aTGGTGCAAGGGAAATCGAAATTAAAAAAGCTTCCAAACGGCATTAAgacaaagaacaaaaaacagAACAAACCATTGGGACTGAAAAAAGGAG GACAAGTGATTGCcccaaaaaagaaaagacactTAGAAGCAGCAAAACTAAAAAAG gGATTAGAAAAGTCTATCAATGCCAAGATAGAACATGAAGTTACAATGACAGCTAATTCTGTGGAACCAAAATCTTTCCATGTGGTCAAGTCACAAGAGGCATCTACATCAAAAGCTAATAAAACATAG